One Glycine max cultivar Williams 82 chromosome 6, Glycine_max_v4.0, whole genome shotgun sequence DNA segment encodes these proteins:
- the LOC100809016 gene encoding phospho-2-dehydro-3-deoxyheptonate aldolase 1, chloroplastic, with protein MAATASNSLLCTKTLVPTLPSSSNNLNNSNLCSSFPRPRPRPIQALNNSVTVITDKKCEAKWVVDSWKSKKALQLPEYPEQEKLQSVLKSLEAFPPIVFAGEARNLEERLAQASMGNAFLLQGGDCAESFKEFHANNIRDTFRLLLQMSVVTMFGAQVPVIKVGRMAGQFAKPRSEAFEEKDGVKLPSYRGDNVNGDAFEEKTRIPDPERMIRSYSQSAATLNLLRAFATGGYAAMQRVSQWNLDFTQHSEQGDRYLELARRIDETLGFMAAAGLTMDHPIMKTTEFWTSHECLLLPYEQSLTRLDSTSGLYYDCSAHMLWVGERTRQLDGAHVEFLRGIANPLGIKVSDKIDPKELIRLIEILNPQNKPGRITVITRMGAENTRAKLPHLIRGVRNAGLIVCWVSDPMHGNTIKAPCGLKTRPFHSIMEEVKSFFDVHEQEGSHPGGVHLEMTGQNVTECIGGSKMVTFDDLSSRYNTHCDPRLNASQSLELAFIISERLKKNRIGSNLNNVFSL; from the exons aTGGCTGCCACTGCTTCCAACTCTCTCCTTTGCACCAAAACGCTAGTCCCAACCCTCCCTTCTTCCTCCAACAACCTCAACAACAGCAACCTATGCTCCTCCTTTCCCAGGCCCAGGCCCAGGCCCATCCAGGCCCTGAACAACTCCGTGACTGTAATAACCGACAAGAAGTGCGAGGCAAAGTGGGTGGTGGACAGCTGGAAGTCCAAAAAGGCTCTTCAACTCCCGGAATACCCGGAGCAAGAGAAGCTCCAGTCGGTGCTCAAGAGCCTGGAAGCCTTCCCTCCGATTGTGTTTGCCGGAGAGGCCCGCAACCTCGAGGAGCGCCTCGCCCAGGCTTCCATGGGAAACGCGTTCCTCCTCCAGGGCGGAGACTGCGCTGAGAGCTTCAAGGAGTTTCATGCAAATAACATTCGTGACACCTTCAGACTCCTCCTCCAAATGAGTGTCGTCACCATGTTCGGAGCCCAAGTGCCTGTCATTAAG GTGGGAAGAATGGCGGGTCAATTTGCGAAACCGAGATCGGAAGCGTTTGAGGAGAAAGACGGGGTGAAACTCCCAAGTTACAGAGGAGATAATGTGAATGGAGATGCTTTCGAGGAGAAAACGAGAATTCCTGATCCTGAAAGAATGATCAGATCATACAGCCAATCTGCTGCGACTCTCAATCTTCTGAGAGCATTTGCGACGGGAGGATATGCTGCTATGCAAAGGGTTAGCCAATGGAATTTGGACTTCACGCAACACAGCGAGCAAGGAGACAG GTACCTAGAGCTTGCTCGCCGAATTGATGAGACCCTTGGGTTCATGGCTGCTGCTGGCCTCACAATGGATCATCCTATAATGAAAACAACCGAGTTTTGGACTTCACATGAATGTTTGTTATTGCCCTATGAACAATCACTCACTAGGTTGGATTCAACTTCTGGTCTCTACTATGACTGCTCCGCCCATATGCTTTGGGTTGGTGAACGGACTAGACAGCTCGATGGTGCTCATGTTGAATTTCTAAGAGGGATTGCTAATCCCCTTGGAATTAAG GTAAGTGATAAGATCGATCCAAAGGAGCTTATTAGACTAATAGAGATCTTGAATCCCCAGAACAAGCCAGGGAGAATAACTGTGATAACGAGGATGGGAGCTGAAAATACGAGGGCGAAACTTCCACATCTGATCAGGGGAGTACGCAATGCGGGACTAATTGTATGTTGGGTCAGTGATCCTATGCATGGAAACACCATAAAAGCTCCCTGTGGACTCAAAACTCGCCCCTTCCATTCCATCATG GAGGAGGTGAAATCATTCTTCGACGTGCATGAACAAGAAGGAAGCCACCCAGGTGGGGTTCATCTAGAGATGACAGGTCAGAATGTGACTGAGTGCATTGGTGGGTCAAAGATGGTCACCTTTGATGATCTCAGCTCACGCTACAACACTCACTGTGACCCCAGGCTTAATGCTTCACAGTCTCTTGAGCTTGCTTTCATCATTTCTGAACGCCTCAAAAAGAATAGGATCGGGTCAAATCTGAACAATGTTTTTTCTCTATAG